The genomic segment CGAGAGCGTGGTCGGGCCCCCGTGCGCCCAGTGGCGGAGGTGATGCCCCTGGGTGAAGCGAAGGCCGCACCCCGGGAAGCGGCAGCCCTGATCCCGATGGTGGAGCGCTCGCCGCAAGGCGGGGGGAATCGTCCGGGTCCGGGCCCCGATCTCCAGCAGGCGCCCGGCATCATCATGACGCATCACCACCCGGCTGGCGTCGCACGCTAACCGCCGGGACGTTTCCGCGGGAACGCGCGTCCCCTCCTCGAGGACAGACTGGCCCGGCTGATCCGGATCGGCCAGGACCTGGGCGTCGACGTGAACCACCACCTGGTAGCGCTCGCCCGGGGCGCCGGGATCGAGCCCGTGATGCAGGGCCGTCTCCGCGAGCAGGGCCAGGGCATCGGCCTGCTGCTGGGAGACCGGGGGCGTTTCCGCGGAAACGTCCCCGAAACCTGCCGAGGCCCTAGCCCGCTCCCGGGCCCGCTGATAGAGGCTCTCGCGGGCGGCGGCCAGGGCTTGCATGACCAGCGCTCCCACCTCCGGC from the Candidatus Methylomirabilota bacterium genome contains:
- a CDS encoding DUF222 domain-containing protein, which encodes PEVGALVMQALAAARESLYQRARERARASAGFGDVSAETPPVSQQQADALALLAETALHHGLDPGAPGERYQVVVHVDAQVLADPDQPGQSVLEEGTRVPAETSRRLACDASRVVMRHDDAGRLLEIGARTRTIPPALRRALHHRDQGCRFPGCGLRFTQGHHLRHWAHGGPTTLSNLALLCRRHHRAVHEEGYQVARLPDGALQFRRPDGRPLPEVPAPAAVPADPIKALRACHDSQGLRVTARTGCAGWLGERLDVGWAIDVLHPLAQRARPSPSRHESG